In Candidatus Zixiibacteriota bacterium, a genomic segment contains:
- a CDS encoding Swt1 family HEPN domain-containing protein has product MINRELKSKLIKGLDVSGAAISKKASAIRDKLLMPTDVSYYILAHSIGIKIKKYLNDEKFQETMKYQNKWATMNGNMAKTGKKLAKKSNKRNSVKEHIIKIDSSIISKEPLLSATQISESAKMLTTFATLYLLENSIRKFLEIALEKKYGYDWWNKLPKLDDLKRNVEDRKKNEDKNPWHQKRAKSEIGYLDLKELNKLVKKVDDKLVKDGILPKRGWLENMIEEVYHSRCVICHMNPLNSENIKLVDVQYTKWCRQINAKKKLL; this is encoded by the coding sequence ATGATAAATCGCGAATTAAAGTCAAAGTTAATTAAAGGACTTGACGTATCAGGGGCTGCTATATCAAAAAAGGCATCGGCGATAAGGGATAAGTTATTGATGCCAACCGACGTATCTTATTATATACTTGCGCATTCAATAGGTATTAAAATCAAAAAATATCTAAACGATGAGAAATTTCAAGAAACTATGAAGTATCAAAATAAATGGGCAACAATGAATGGAAATATGGCAAAAACAGGAAAGAAATTAGCCAAAAAATCAAATAAAAGAAACTCAGTAAAGGAACATATAATAAAGATTGATTCTTCAATAATTTCAAAGGAGCCGCTGCTTTCAGCCACTCAAATATCAGAATCTGCCAAAATGTTAACGACTTTTGCCACACTATATTTATTGGAAAATTCTATCCGGAAATTTCTAGAGATAGCACTTGAAAAGAAATATGGGTATGATTGGTGGAATAAGTTGCCAAAACTGGATGATTTAAAAAGGAATGTAGAAGACAGGAAAAAGAATGAAGATAAAAATCCTTGGCATCAAAAAAGGGCAAAAAGCGAAATTGGTTATCTGGATTTGAAAGAGCTTAATAAATTGGTGAAAAAAGTTGATGATAAGTTGGTTAAGGACGGAATATTGCCCAAGCGAGGTTGGCTAGAAAACATGATTGAGGAAGTTTATCATTCAAGATGCGTAATATGTCATATGAATCCTCTGAATTCAGAAAATATCAAGCTTGTGGATGTCCAGTATACAAAGTGGTGCCGTCAAATAAATGCTAAGAAGAAATTATTGTGA
- a CDS encoding LuxR C-terminal-related transcriptional regulator, which translates to MNEDEISKKLSVIINLLAIQATNGLEKEKSVSMLKYSGMGNKEIGDVMGISGSAVAAHLSNLKKKSKKRK; encoded by the coding sequence ATGAATGAAGATGAAATATCAAAGAAATTATCAGTCATAATAAATCTCTTGGCAATACAAGCCACGAACGGATTAGAGAAAGAAAAGTCTGTATCAATGTTGAAATATAGCGGTATGGGTAATAAAGAAATCGGTGATGTTATGGGCATATCCGGATCTGCTGTTGCCGCTCATTTATCCAATCTTAAAAAGAAAAGTAAGAAGCGTAAATAA
- a CDS encoding S49 family peptidase, whose protein sequence is MENILTYQGRILLILFFICLSTTSVCIGQEIILPSELFFYSPVASTSGQNSIWSNPAALGNRQMGAIYLFSHREDRIIRDWGVASTTRAMGVAYRFIKGGLLPDHKEYILAFGGGRRTSFGFSYRYISEGAEHLRKRHLWNFGLLIRRSKNVSLGALIENINRGKINGEKSDMRFVYGIAARTYRDLVTVSFDVDMTSRESIRQADFRTGIEFRPKPGLYIYADVDNHSHFSVGFRMNLRSNYAGHYSSFDRDAKNIHATTYIGTVRGQQPSFIKSQKKTLVVNLDGTLPENPQIPFFGRRPLKFIDYVDAIYTAADDEEIERLFLNIKNLRCGLGKTEELSDAVDYFRQSGKSVYSFLHTPNNTGYLLACAADTIILPPVSQLRLLGLHANIMMYKGLMDKLGIEAEFERIDEYKTYPEVYMFEKPSEPYREQVNRLLDNLFGEMITEISANRDLSSDSVKILIDAGPLTSIEAVEYGLCDERLYPDEALKRYAGSNRKLLAERISIYDYVTRDRVDDYWGQRPQIGIIIAEGDILPGNEGKIGQYEMLKAIRLAAGNDDIKGVVLRINSPGGDALASDLIWHEIEKTAKRKPIAVSMSNVAASGGYYIASVNSDIFINRNTVTGSIGVFGGKINIAGLYEKLDLYSESITRGKNAGMFSLSKPFTPEQRLTMKEHLRALYDNFLDKVSVARGISTDSVNTLGRGQTWTGREAVKNGLADNLGGIDAAITEVCKKAVLNRDDVELVYLPQKRYFFKNPFYLSGFVSRLYDMFAGDSIVQEIFQNPYGSHVYYRMPYDLEIE, encoded by the coding sequence ATGGAAAATATTCTGACTTACCAAGGACGGATATTATTAATCTTATTTTTCATATGTCTGTCAACCACCTCGGTTTGTATCGGTCAGGAAATTATCTTGCCGAGTGAATTGTTTTTCTACTCACCGGTGGCATCGACGTCAGGTCAAAATTCCATATGGTCAAATCCCGCCGCTTTGGGCAACCGGCAAATGGGAGCTATTTATTTATTCTCCCATCGGGAAGATCGCATCATAAGAGACTGGGGAGTGGCTTCAACCACGCGGGCTATGGGAGTTGCTTATAGATTTATCAAAGGCGGTCTTCTGCCGGATCACAAGGAATATATTTTGGCTTTTGGAGGCGGGCGGAGAACCTCGTTCGGATTTTCATATCGCTATATATCCGAAGGTGCCGAGCATTTAAGAAAACGTCATCTTTGGAATTTCGGTTTGCTCATACGACGCAGTAAAAATGTCAGTCTTGGAGCCCTCATTGAGAATATTAATCGGGGGAAAATAAACGGCGAGAAAAGTGATATGCGATTTGTGTATGGCATTGCTGCGCGCACCTATCGGGACCTTGTCACCGTTTCATTCGATGTTGATATGACAAGCCGTGAAAGTATCAGGCAAGCTGATTTTCGCACCGGCATCGAGTTCCGCCCTAAGCCGGGTTTATATATTTATGCCGATGTCGACAATCATTCACATTTTAGCGTCGGCTTTCGAATGAATCTTCGATCCAATTATGCCGGCCATTACAGCAGTTTCGACCGTGACGCGAAGAATATTCACGCGACTACATATATAGGCACCGTGCGCGGACAGCAGCCCTCGTTTATCAAATCTCAAAAAAAAACTCTGGTAGTAAACCTTGACGGAACCCTGCCGGAAAATCCCCAAATACCTTTTTTTGGGCGCCGGCCACTGAAGTTTATCGATTATGTGGACGCGATTTACACAGCGGCCGATGATGAAGAAATTGAGCGATTATTCTTAAACATTAAAAATCTCCGATGCGGATTGGGGAAAACCGAGGAATTATCAGACGCGGTCGATTACTTTCGTCAGTCGGGAAAATCTGTTTATTCATTTCTTCACACTCCGAATAATACCGGGTATTTACTCGCCTGCGCGGCCGACACGATAATTTTGCCGCCGGTATCACAACTGCGATTGCTGGGATTGCATGCCAATATCATGATGTATAAAGGCCTGATGGATAAACTCGGCATCGAAGCGGAATTCGAACGCATTGATGAGTACAAGACGTATCCCGAAGTGTATATGTTCGAAAAACCGAGCGAGCCATACCGTGAACAGGTGAATCGACTTCTCGATAATTTATTCGGCGAGATGATAACTGAAATCTCGGCCAATCGCGACCTGAGTTCGGATTCGGTAAAAATCCTGATAGACGCCGGGCCGCTGACATCCATCGAAGCGGTCGAATACGGTTTATGCGATGAACGCCTCTATCCGGATGAAGCCTTGAAAAGATACGCCGGGTCGAATCGTAAATTGCTCGCCGAAAGAATCTCGATTTATGACTATGTCACCCGCGACCGGGTTGATGATTATTGGGGACAACGTCCCCAAATAGGAATTATTATTGCCGAAGGAGACATCCTGCCCGGTAATGAAGGTAAAATCGGACAATATGAGATGCTCAAAGCCATTCGTCTTGCCGCCGGAAATGACGATATCAAGGGAGTAGTTCTACGTATCAATTCCCCCGGCGGAGACGCCCTGGCCTCCGATTTGATATGGCATGAAATTGAGAAGACGGCAAAGCGTAAGCCGATTGCAGTTTCGATGAGCAATGTGGCCGCTTCGGGAGGCTATTATATCGCCTCGGTAAACTCTGACATTTTTATCAACCGCAATACCGTTACCGGATCAATCGGTGTCTTTGGAGGAAAAATCAATATTGCCGGTTTATACGAAAAACTTGATTTATATTCGGAATCAATCACACGGGGCAAAAACGCCGGAATGTTCTCTTTGTCAAAACCGTTCACTCCGGAACAACGATTGACGATGAAAGAGCACCTGCGGGCTTTGTATGATAATTTTCTCGATAAAGTATCGGTTGCCCGTGGGATTTCGACCGATTCGGTAAATACTCTGGGACGAGGGCAAACCTGGACCGGCCGGGAAGCCGTAAAGAACGGACTTGCCGACAATCTGGGGGGAATCGACGCGGCCATAACCGAAGTATGTAAAAAAGCCGTGTTAAACCGTGATGATGTCGAACTGGTTTATCTGCCGCAGAAGCGTTATTTCTTTAAGAATCCGTTTTATTTATCGGGATTTGTTTCCCGATTATATGATATGTTCGCAGGCGACTCAATCGTTCAGGAAATTTTCCAAAACCCTTACGGTTCTCACGTATATTATCGTATGCCTTACGATCTGGAAATTGAATAG
- a CDS encoding RNA methyltransferase, with protein sequence MRLSHAEIKKLTVLKRKKYRQAEGLFLCDGVRLLEEAEKSNYHPEKVYYSAARLNERGLKLVKSFERNKIAVHDISVKDIERIVSTKSSQGIVGVFKSRKYNLEQHLNRGMRRLLVCDNINDPGNLGTLMRSAAAFGLAPVITSTKTVEINNPKTMRASMGACFSQPFIEKLAPELIVEKLKESGYKLLLADINGENLNNLKSLPGKLALIIGSEAVGGDDVFENNADYAVRIPMSKNVESLNAAMAGTALMFWLNNSERTSS encoded by the coding sequence ATGAGATTATCTCATGCGGAAATAAAAAAGCTGACAGTGTTGAAAAGAAAAAAATATCGCCAAGCCGAAGGTTTGTTTTTGTGTGACGGAGTGAGGCTTCTGGAAGAAGCCGAGAAATCAAATTATCACCCCGAAAAAGTATATTACTCGGCCGCGCGCCTAAACGAACGAGGCCTGAAGTTGGTAAAATCATTTGAGCGAAATAAAATCGCGGTCCATGATATAAGCGTTAAAGATATTGAAAGAATTGTCAGTACCAAATCATCGCAGGGGATAGTTGGAGTATTTAAATCCCGAAAGTATAATCTGGAGCAACATTTGAATCGGGGGATGCGTAGATTACTTGTGTGTGATAATATAAATGATCCTGGTAATCTGGGGACGTTGATGAGATCGGCAGCGGCGTTTGGTTTGGCGCCGGTAATTACCAGCACAAAAACAGTCGAAATTAATAATCCCAAGACGATGCGGGCCAGTATGGGCGCATGTTTCAGTCAGCCGTTTATAGAAAAACTTGCCCCTGAGTTAATTGTGGAAAAGTTAAAAGAATCCGGTTACAAGTTGTTATTAGCTGATATTAATGGTGAAAACCTGAATAACCTAAAATCACTTCCTGGAAAGCTGGCTTTAATTATCGGTTCGGAAGCGGTCGGTGGGGACGACGTTTTTGAAAATAACGCTGATTATGCCGTTAGGATTCCCATGTCTAAAAATGTTGAATCACTAAATGCCGCTATGGCCGGAACGGCTTTAATGTTCTGGCTGAATAATTCGGAAAGGACGTCATCATGA
- a CDS encoding patatin-like phospholipase family protein translates to MKSTVGLILFFALMISSLSAYASNAIIDASPEENIDSVIIVRDTIISYNQDKLPKNHSLKIGLALSGGGTRGIAQVGILKAFEEAGIKISYIAGTSIGSVIGGLYALGYSPNEIENFTRSFDFSTLFSDSRERKSMFFTQREEKKRYLFSVRFTGVKPYFPQGFAAGQRLTSLLTDLTIRANYICGGNFDNLRIPLRVIATDIGSGKEVVIGSGSMADAMRASIAFPLAFTAVDFEDKKLMDGGLVTPIPVDVCRRMGADFVIAVNTASRLLPADEVINPVDVANQVTTIMQQESLSEQLSHADMIITPALADIENYDMSYHDSLITIGYSAGREALSEIQQYLRYEKNNSIIPMSNIESARDDSLLDLISRQFNRSDKTNSNNHEYYGNFDPKMYFHKIVFWPEKQSDSTIVKFDGIPNHSASAITYVFSGNSVFSDTLLNSFFPHDLRILSMKEVKSAASLIIDVYRESGYDLAYIKHLIYDHEAKKILVEIDEGLLQYVDIRGNERTRSWIIKANYMLRPGEPFDTHKSERGLENIYATGFFERVSLDIRPSDKGVHLTINVKEKPFTQLRFGAHWDDEFQSEMFSELLDDNIFGAGIQALTHVTFSSRRSKYFLSLKADRLSKTLLTAQTKGYFSRLRRRLFQPDGAPQGYRIEDRLGGSISAGQQISRLGTFTFEYKLEDIRTEHTLTGVENNQVLSVFAIRSTVETYNKFPYPDYGHRQEFNLEFSGKWLSGTYDEYTKMYSSIEAYWPWGKDLCFNPKLSLGISTADLPDIEKFYIGGMYNFSGYRTHQLVGDKFFAANLRWRLHLPYRLYLFINFDYGNVYDEYEHIKMRDFLKGWGMALSLDTILGPFEFGYGKAEYHPYRMYLNIGLRF, encoded by the coding sequence GTGAAATCTACGGTCGGATTAATATTATTTTTCGCTTTGATGATATCGTCGTTAAGCGCCTATGCGTCTAACGCGATAATCGATGCAAGCCCGGAAGAAAATATCGATTCAGTTATTATCGTACGGGACACAATTATATCTTATAATCAAGACAAATTGCCCAAAAACCATTCTTTAAAAATAGGGCTTGCTCTTTCTGGAGGCGGAACGCGCGGAATCGCTCAGGTTGGTATCCTTAAGGCATTTGAAGAGGCGGGAATTAAGATTTCGTATATCGCCGGGACTTCTATTGGGAGCGTTATCGGTGGATTGTATGCATTAGGGTATTCTCCGAATGAAATCGAGAATTTTACCCGGTCCTTTGATTTTTCCACGCTATTTTCAGATTCTCGAGAGCGCAAATCAATGTTCTTCACTCAACGAGAGGAAAAGAAACGTTACTTATTTTCAGTCAGGTTCACAGGTGTCAAACCATATTTCCCGCAAGGATTCGCGGCCGGACAGAGACTGACTTCATTATTGACCGATCTGACAATTCGTGCCAATTATATATGCGGCGGAAATTTTGATAACCTGCGCATTCCTCTTCGGGTAATCGCGACTGATATCGGGTCCGGAAAGGAAGTTGTTATCGGGAGCGGGAGTATGGCCGACGCGATGCGAGCATCGATAGCTTTTCCGCTGGCTTTTACAGCCGTAGATTTCGAAGATAAAAAATTAATGGACGGCGGTTTAGTCACGCCGATTCCGGTCGATGTCTGCCGTCGGATGGGCGCCGATTTTGTCATCGCCGTTAATACCGCCTCGCGTTTGTTGCCCGCCGATGAAGTGATCAATCCGGTAGACGTCGCCAATCAAGTAACGACGATTATGCAGCAAGAATCATTATCGGAACAATTGAGCCATGCCGATATGATCATCACTCCCGCACTGGCGGATATTGAAAATTATGATATGAGCTACCATGATAGCCTGATAACGATCGGATACAGCGCCGGGAGAGAAGCTCTGAGTGAAATCCAACAATATCTCAGGTATGAAAAGAATAATTCCATTATACCAATGTCAAACATTGAATCCGCTCGTGATGATAGCTTATTAGACCTAATTTCCCGGCAGTTTAATCGAAGCGACAAGACGAATTCCAATAATCATGAGTATTACGGAAATTTCGATCCGAAAATGTATTTCCACAAAATAGTTTTTTGGCCGGAAAAACAATCTGATTCGACAATAGTGAAATTCGACGGAATACCCAATCATAGCGCGTCTGCCATCACTTATGTGTTTTCCGGGAATTCAGTATTTTCCGATACTCTCTTAAACAGCTTTTTCCCTCACGATCTAAGAATACTCTCGATGAAAGAGGTTAAATCGGCCGCGTCATTGATTATTGACGTTTATCGAGAATCCGGGTATGACCTGGCCTATATCAAGCATCTTATTTACGATCACGAAGCAAAAAAAATACTGGTGGAAATTGACGAAGGCCTGCTTCAATACGTCGATATTCGTGGGAATGAAAGAACCCGAAGCTGGATAATCAAGGCCAATTATATGTTGCGTCCGGGCGAGCCGTTTGATACTCACAAATCGGAACGGGGACTGGAAAATATTTACGCCACCGGATTTTTCGAACGGGTCAGTCTCGATATACGACCTTCTGATAAAGGTGTCCACCTAACGATAAATGTCAAAGAAAAGCCGTTTACTCAACTGCGCTTTGGCGCTCACTGGGATGATGAATTTCAATCGGAAATGTTTTCGGAACTACTCGATGATAATATCTTTGGAGCCGGAATTCAGGCTTTGACGCATGTGACGTTTTCTTCCCGGCGTAGTAAATACTTCTTATCCCTGAAAGCGGACCGATTATCAAAGACTCTTTTAACGGCCCAAACCAAGGGCTACTTTTCCCGTTTGAGGAGACGATTGTTCCAACCTGACGGAGCGCCTCAGGGTTACCGTATTGAAGACCGACTGGGAGGATCAATATCGGCGGGTCAGCAAATTTCACGTCTGGGAACATTTACCTTTGAATATAAACTCGAAGATATTCGAACCGAGCATACGTTGACAGGTGTGGAGAATAATCAGGTATTATCTGTATTTGCGATTCGTTCTACCGTGGAGACCTACAACAAATTCCCCTATCCCGATTATGGCCATCGCCAGGAGTTTAATCTTGAATTTTCGGGCAAATGGCTCAGCGGCACATATGACGAATATACTAAAATGTATAGTTCCATTGAGGCTTACTGGCCGTGGGGTAAAGACCTGTGCTTTAATCCCAAACTATCTCTGGGAATTTCAACGGCTGATCTTCCCGATATCGAAAAGTTTTACATCGGCGGTATGTATAATTTTTCAGGTTATCGAACTCACCAGTTAGTCGGCGATAAATTTTTCGCCGCCAATCTAAGATGGCGCTTGCATCTGCCTTATCGCCTATACTTATTTATTAATTTCGATTATGGCAATGTGTATGATGAATATGAGCATATTAAAATGCGTGATTTTCTTAAAGGGTGGGGTATGGCGCTGTCGCTGGACACCATCCTGGGACCGTTTGAATTTGGTTACGGCAAGGCCGAATATCATCCTTATCGCATGTATCTAAATATCGGATTGAGATTCTAA
- a CDS encoding chloride channel protein, with the protein MYRIFSGKMRRRLKLSETNVLIILALLVGAGTGYGALLFISLIEFARELFFGYSADVLSGFLTAGEGGYKWWIIAIPAAGGLLAGPLIYYFAKEAKGHGVPEVMDAVARKGGIIRPQVAAIKALASAICIGSGGSAGREGPIIQIGSAIGSTIGRIFKMSGNRVRILVGCGAAAGISSVFNAPIAGIIFSLEVILGDFAIKTFAPVLLSSVLASVITRSALGNHPAFEVPAYELVSAWEMPMYVLLGGLAGVVAVIFTRILGWSETFFDNLKIPEISKPAIGGLLLGMVGIFYPQIFADGYDTINLALYGRMAFWLMFILIFLKILGTSLTLGSGNSGGIFAPSLFMGAMLGGAFGSMVHSYFPDVTGSSGAYALVGMAALVGGTTHAPITAILIIFEMTSDYRIILPLMVAVTFSTLVSRHLYQYSIYTIKLAARGVFLKGGKDLMILRSLQVYEVMDRKFETVLPSTPLNKIIHKIESTRETYYMVVDNENHLQGIISLQDLRSVLTRSGLDDLIIAEDIAHTDIITVTPDDTLERVREKIGMQDLQLVPVVDSPDSRHIIAVLRRDDMMTVYNKRLIESFNE; encoded by the coding sequence ATGTATAGAATATTTTCCGGAAAAATGAGACGGCGCCTAAAGCTGTCCGAAACTAATGTACTTATTATCCTGGCTCTCTTAGTCGGCGCCGGAACCGGCTATGGTGCTCTTTTATTTATTTCCCTGATTGAATTCGCTCGGGAATTATTCTTCGGATATTCGGCCGATGTCCTTTCGGGATTTCTTACCGCAGGCGAAGGCGGCTATAAATGGTGGATAATCGCCATACCCGCCGCGGGTGGATTATTGGCCGGGCCATTAATATATTATTTCGCCAAAGAAGCCAAAGGCCATGGCGTTCCCGAAGTCATGGACGCCGTCGCTCGAAAAGGCGGTATCATCAGGCCTCAGGTGGCCGCGATTAAGGCGCTGGCATCGGCGATATGTATCGGCTCAGGCGGTTCGGCCGGTCGCGAGGGTCCCATCATCCAGATAGGTTCGGCTATCGGCTCAACCATCGGACGAATATTCAAAATGTCGGGCAACCGCGTTAGAATTCTGGTAGGGTGCGGAGCGGCCGCGGGAATATCATCGGTTTTTAACGCGCCAATCGCGGGGATAATTTTCTCGCTTGAAGTCATCCTTGGTGATTTTGCCATCAAAACCTTTGCGCCGGTTTTGCTCTCGTCAGTATTGGCATCGGTTATTACTCGTTCGGCTCTGGGAAATCATCCCGCTTTTGAAGTCCCGGCTTATGAACTGGTTTCGGCCTGGGAAATGCCGATGTATGTCCTGCTTGGGGGATTGGCCGGAGTTGTCGCGGTAATTTTTACACGGATATTGGGCTGGTCGGAGACATTTTTCGATAATCTAAAAATACCGGAAATCAGTAAACCGGCTATTGGCGGACTTCTTTTGGGAATGGTCGGAATCTTTTATCCCCAGATATTCGCCGATGGTTACGATACAATTAATCTGGCCTTATACGGCCGGATGGCGTTCTGGTTGATGTTTATCCTGATTTTCCTCAAAATCCTGGGAACGTCATTGACTCTGGGGTCAGGTAACTCCGGCGGTATTTTCGCGCCGTCATTATTTATGGGAGCAATGCTGGGAGGGGCTTTTGGCAGCATGGTTCACTCTTATTTTCCCGATGTTACCGGTTCGTCGGGGGCCTACGCTTTAGTCGGTATGGCGGCTCTGGTGGGTGGAACGACTCACGCCCCGATTACGGCCATTCTCATTATCTTTGAAATGACCAGTGATTATCGTATTATCCTGCCTCTGATGGTGGCTGTGACTTTTTCAACCTTGGTCAGCCGACATCTCTATCAATATTCGATCTATACGATAAAGCTGGCGGCGCGGGGGGTGTTCCTCAAAGGCGGCAAAGATCTGATGATTTTAAGGTCACTGCAGGTTTATGAAGTCATGGATCGGAAATTCGAAACGGTGCTTCCGTCCACGCCTCTCAATAAAATAATTCACAAAATAGAATCGACTCGCGAGACATACTATATGGTCGTCGATAATGAAAATCATCTCCAGGGAATTATTTCCCTTCAGGATTTACGGAGCGTGTTGACCAGGAGCGGTCTGGATGATTTGATTATCGCCGAGGATATCGCCCATACCGATATCATTACCGTTACTCCGGATGACACCCTGGAACGGGTTCGCGAAAAAATCGGCATGCAGGATTTGCAGCTGGTGCCGGTTGTTGATTCGCCCGACAGCCGTCATATAATAGCGGTACTCAGGCGCGACGATATGATGACCGTTTATAATAAGCGCCTGATTGAATCATTCAATGAATAA